Proteins encoded by one window of Lactobacillus paragasseri:
- a CDS encoding GNAT family N-acetyltransferase, protein MLIRKYENSDFDQLCHVMDRARMQELKTANMEQVFIQLRDAPYLGYLLKCKMYVATKEEKLVGFVGLRPHELSFLYVDPTFQKHGVGNKLMAFALDQLVRPIKLDVFTDNFVAKALYEKYGFKVVKTVVEKWSDEYPIEFAQDTMEMK, encoded by the coding sequence ATGCTTATTAGAAAGTATGAAAATTCTGATTTTGACCAATTGTGTCATGTGATGGATAGGGCACGCATGCAGGAATTAAAGACAGCCAATATGGAGCAGGTGTTTATCCAATTGAGGGATGCACCATATTTAGGGTATTTGTTAAAATGCAAAATGTATGTAGCCACTAAAGAAGAAAAATTGGTTGGATTCGTGGGGTTACGACCACATGAATTATCATTTCTATATGTAGATCCAACTTTTCAAAAGCATGGAGTCGGAAATAAATTGATGGCATTTGCTTTAGATCAATTAGTAAGACCGATAAAGCTAGATGTGTTTACTGACAACTTCGTAGCCAAAGCATTGTATGAAAAATATGGTTTTAAAGTAGTAAAAACTGTGGTTGAAAAGTGGTCTGATGAGTATCCAATAGAGTTTGCGCAGGATACTATGGAGATGAAGTAA
- a CDS encoding MazG-like family protein: MIIDTKQLQKAVIENKKKHNFNTTDVKFELLLLYGEVNELFQAWLKEDQENINEELADVAIFLLGISEMLGSDLGEDIVKKMKINAKRKYVHGKKIISDD; this comes from the coding sequence ATGATTATTGATACTAAACAATTACAAAAAGCCGTTATCGAAAATAAGAAAAAACATAATTTTAATACTACTGACGTTAAGTTTGAACTTCTTTTATTATATGGTGAAGTAAATGAACTGTTTCAAGCTTGGTTAAAAGAAGACCAAGAAAATATCAATGAAGAGCTGGCTGATGTAGCAATATTTTTACTAGGAATATCCGAAATGCTTGGTAGTGATCTTGGTGAAGATATTGTTAAGAAAATGAAAATTAATGCAAAACGAAAATATGTGCACGGAAAGAAGATAATTAGTGATGACTAA
- a CDS encoding DUF6176 family protein: MTKVELTRFRIKKGKEAKAQEWMDFLNEHHADTVATMAGEKMYVESVFKEKNPDGYTYFYWYSVQGEGGNAVEESKSYIDKKHIEYWDECIDMEYKPVDMKLEENLIAPAVEKVIEKDA, translated from the coding sequence ATGACTAAAGTAGAACTTACTCGTTTTAGAATTAAAAAAGGGAAAGAAGCTAAAGCGCAAGAATGGATGGACTTTCTAAATGAACATCACGCTGATACTGTCGCAACAATGGCTGGTGAAAAGATGTACGTGGAGAGCGTCTTTAAAGAGAAAAATCCAGATGGATATACCTATTTTTACTGGTATTCAGTTCAAGGAGAAGGCGGAAATGCCGTTGAAGAATCAAAAAGTTACATTGATAAGAAACATATTGAGTATTGGGATGAATGTATCGATATGGAGTATAAGCCAGTTGATATGAAATTGGAAGAAAATTTGATTGCGCCGGCTGTTGAGAAGGTAATTGAAAAGGATGCGTAA
- a CDS encoding DUF3923 family protein, translating to MKAWKISGSIVLLLYAVTSVFICIRKVDGAGVVQTPEMRNITLIIWGVFGLIILISYLIWLAILKHSKK from the coding sequence ATGAAAGCATGGAAAATTAGTGGAAGTATTGTATTACTTTTGTATGCAGTTACTAGTGTATTTATTTGTATTAGAAAAGTTGACGGAGCAGGTGTAGTACAGACGCCAGAAATGAGAAATATTACTTTAATTATCTGGGGAGTATTTGGATTAATCATTTTAATCAGTTATCTAATTTGGCTGGCAATTTTAAAGCATAGTAAAAAGTAA
- a CDS encoding GNAT family N-acetyltransferase, whose translation MHNYPFVLHKFVTGKHDVELVLPETWQAKDLFDQLQKNLFEFSKWLVWANKIDSVQKEVDSIKQFQQKMVDGTAFNLVILVDEIPAGMIDLHYLNSESGEVGYWLSNDFQHLGIMTESVEFLKKYAFEQLGLKYLILRTHPQNFASQNVAKRSGFEYQGIDDNGHKKFVLRNNVGRR comes from the coding sequence TTGCATAATTATCCGTTTGTTTTACATAAATTTGTAACTGGTAAACATGATGTTGAGTTAGTTTTACCTGAAACTTGGCAAGCAAAAGATTTATTTGATCAGCTTCAGAAAAATCTTTTCGAATTCTCTAAATGGTTAGTTTGGGCTAACAAAATTGATTCTGTTCAAAAAGAAGTAGATTCAATTAAGCAATTTCAACAGAAAATGGTCGATGGTACAGCATTTAATTTGGTGATTTTAGTTGATGAAATTCCAGCTGGCATGATTGACTTACATTACTTAAATTCAGAGTCAGGCGAAGTTGGATATTGGCTGTCGAATGATTTTCAACATTTAGGAATTATGACTGAATCCGTCGAATTTCTTAAAAAGTATGCATTTGAACAATTAGGACTCAAATATTTAATTTTAAGAACTCATCCTCAGAATTTTGCAAGTCAGAATGTAGCTAAGCGAAGTGGATTTGAGTATCAAGGAATTGATGATAATGGGCATAAAAAATTTGTCTTAAGAAATAATGTTGGTAGGCGATAA
- a CDS encoding GNAT family N-acetyltransferase produces MELRKVTNQNLWDVVNLKVKSDQKEYVADNATSLLEAYATQNEGKKVETFAIYEKDNLVGFAMINFNVYHWEGAPKVARNNYCLWRFMIDQKYQDQGLGVDALAVLIKYIKTMPLGNGNKLYLSYVPSNFAAEQLYKAAGFVPNGEKIEEEIVLVLDLEK; encoded by the coding sequence ATGGAATTAAGAAAGGTAACTAATCAAAATCTTTGGGATGTTGTAAATCTTAAAGTTAAATCAGATCAAAAAGAATATGTTGCAGATAATGCGACTAGTTTGCTAGAAGCATATGCAACTCAAAATGAAGGTAAAAAGGTTGAAACCTTTGCTATCTATGAAAAAGATAATTTAGTTGGCTTTGCAATGATTAACTTTAATGTATACCACTGGGAAGGTGCACCAAAAGTTGCTCGTAATAATTATTGCTTGTGGCGTTTTATGATTGATCAAAAATATCAAGATCAGGGATTAGGGGTAGATGCGTTAGCTGTGCTTATTAAATATATAAAAACAATGCCTTTAGGAAATGGAAATAAATTGTATCTTTCTTACGTCCCTTCAAATTTCGCTGCTGAACAGCTATACAAAGCTGCTGGTTTTGTGCCTAATGGTGAAAAAATTGAAGAAGAAATTGTTTTAGTTTTAGATTTGGAGAAATAA
- a CDS encoding kinase, giving the protein MTSKLIIIRGNSGSGKTTLSKEIHHRLPRNTLLIPQDTVRREMLNVKDGEKTLALPLLENLLEYGYHHCSYSILEGILNAKWYADLFEKSQQLFGNQIYAYYFDIPFEETIKRHKARHEYSFGEEKMRSWWNEKDYIGFIPEYAFTSQMHLDDEISIIMNDIQVEE; this is encoded by the coding sequence ATGACATCAAAACTAATTATAATTCGAGGAAACTCTGGCAGTGGCAAAACTACACTGTCTAAAGAAATTCACCATCGATTGCCACGCAATACATTATTGATCCCGCAAGATACAGTTAGAAGAGAAATGCTGAATGTTAAAGACGGAGAAAAGACTTTAGCTTTGCCGTTATTAGAAAACTTGCTTGAATATGGTTATCATCACTGTTCTTATTCTATTTTAGAAGGTATCTTGAATGCAAAATGGTATGCTGACTTATTTGAAAAATCTCAGCAGCTTTTCGGCAATCAAATTTATGCCTATTATTTTGATATTCCATTTGAAGAGACAATAAAACGACATAAAGCTCGTCATGAATATTCTTTTGGTGAAGAAAAAATGCGCTCTTGGTGGAATGAAAAAGATTATATTGGTTTTATTCCCGAATATGCCTTTACTAGTCAGATGCATTTAGATGATGAAATCTCAATTATAATGAATGATATTCAAGTAGAGGAATAG
- a CDS encoding NUDIX hydrolase, which yields MTQDYIKTLRQKVGHEPIILNFAGGILANDQNEILLQKRSDFNAWGLPGGALEFGESAQEACVREFLEETGLKVKVKSLLGVSTNFIQHYPNQDVAQAVTIEFIVELVEEMSKEISSETLDLKYFSKDKLPKIFNKQHRLFIDHYFNEDYPFID from the coding sequence ATGACTCAAGACTACATTAAAACTTTACGTCAAAAAGTTGGTCATGAACCAATTATTCTAAATTTTGCAGGCGGAATTTTGGCTAATGATCAGAATGAAATCTTACTTCAAAAAAGATCTGATTTTAATGCATGGGGTTTGCCTGGTGGTGCTTTAGAATTTGGAGAATCAGCACAAGAAGCATGTGTTCGAGAGTTCTTAGAAGAAACTGGCTTAAAAGTAAAAGTTAAGTCACTATTGGGTGTTTCAACTAATTTTATTCAGCACTATCCTAATCAAGATGTGGCACAGGCGGTGACTATTGAATTTATTGTGGAACTAGTAGAAGAAATGTCAAAAGAAATCAGCTCTGAAACACTTGACTTGAAGTATTTTTCTAAAGACAAATTACCGAAGATTTTTAACAAGCAACATCGACTTTTTATTGATCATTACTTTAATGAAGACTATCCATTTATTGATTAA
- a CDS encoding nucleoside phosphorylase: MNKQPFILDFDKNPHAVFEPNHDQEPFYFHPRLLYAFVPEKEINAFLDQHLHRTLGEFESCSFNPKIYEVQIDNEFFTLCQAPLGAPAATQLLEWLIAYGVEKVLTVGTAGALVDLPENTMLLPTRAIRDEGTSFHYMQPGQFVELDSSFLKEVEKALTELNVDYDEITTWTTDGFFRETPKKVAQFRQLGASTVEMECAALAACAQFRKIDFAQLLFTADTLADMDNYDERDWGGESHRTGLSIGAQILTRIK; the protein is encoded by the coding sequence ATGAATAAACAACCATTTATTTTAGACTTTGATAAAAATCCTCACGCGGTTTTTGAACCTAATCATGATCAAGAACCGTTTTATTTTCATCCAAGATTGCTTTATGCGTTTGTGCCAGAAAAAGAAATCAATGCATTTTTAGATCAACACCTGCACCGCACTTTAGGCGAATTTGAATCATGCTCTTTTAACCCAAAAATCTATGAAGTTCAAATTGACAATGAATTTTTCACTTTGTGTCAAGCACCCTTGGGAGCACCAGCAGCTACTCAATTACTTGAGTGGTTAATTGCTTATGGTGTAGAAAAAGTGTTAACTGTTGGCACCGCTGGGGCTTTAGTAGATTTACCTGAAAATACAATGCTTCTTCCGACACGTGCTATTCGGGATGAGGGAACGTCTTTTCACTACATGCAACCTGGACAATTTGTTGAATTAGATTCCTCATTTTTAAAGGAAGTAGAAAAAGCTTTAACTGAATTAAATGTGGACTATGATGAGATAACAACTTGGACAACTGATGGATTCTTTAGAGAAACGCCTAAAAAGGTGGCCCAATTTCGCCAATTAGGCGCATCAACCGTAGAAATGGAGTGTGCAGCTTTAGCTGCTTGTGCCCAGTTTAGAAAGATTGATTTTGCTCAGCTTTTGTTTACGGCAGATACATTAGCTGATATGGATAACTATGATGAGCGTGATTGGGGCGGTGAATCGCACAGAACTGGCTTAAGCATTGGTGCCCAAATTTTAACAAGGATCAAATAG
- a CDS encoding ASCH domain-containing protein: MDENIQTFWHQFCKKHNLNENTPVEAWAFGANQKYANELASLVDKEIKTATTSAYELYGKDEKLPKVGEWSIILDGNAKPVCVIKDVCVEIIPYNLISQEHAYHEGEGDCSYAYWRTVHDEFFTRKYKERGKIFYSQAPMVCEVFEKVK, translated from the coding sequence ATGGATGAGAATATACAAACATTTTGGCATCAGTTTTGTAAAAAGCATAATTTAAATGAAAATACACCTGTTGAAGCATGGGCCTTTGGTGCAAATCAAAAATATGCTAATGAGTTAGCTTCTTTGGTTGATAAAGAAATTAAGACAGCTACTACGTCAGCTTATGAATTGTATGGTAAAGATGAGAAATTACCTAAAGTAGGTGAGTGGAGCATTATTTTAGATGGTAATGCTAAACCAGTCTGCGTAATAAAAGATGTATGCGTTGAGATCATTCCATATAATTTAATTTCTCAAGAACATGCTTATCATGAAGGAGAAGGTGATTGTAGCTATGCTTATTGGCGCACGGTTCATGATGAATTTTTTACGCGGAAATATAAAGAGCGTGGAAAAATTTTTTATTCTCAAGCACCGATGGTCTGTGAAGTTTTTGAAAAAGTAAAATAA
- the rbsD gene encoding D-ribose pyranase, whose product MKKTGVMNSNISRVIADMGHMDWLGVGDAGTPVPAGTEKIDLSVRPGLPSFIDVLKEVLTELEVQKMYIAEEIKTENPKQLEAIKKTLPNVEIKFISHSELKKDLKSSKAFIRTGEETPYSNVILESGVTF is encoded by the coding sequence ATGAAAAAGACAGGAGTAATGAACTCAAATATTTCTAGAGTGATTGCAGATATGGGACATATGGATTGGTTAGGTGTGGGGGATGCAGGAACTCCTGTGCCAGCTGGGACTGAAAAGATTGATTTATCTGTTAGACCAGGATTGCCATCATTTATTGATGTTTTAAAGGAAGTTCTCACAGAATTAGAAGTTCAAAAAATGTATATTGCTGAAGAAATTAAAACTGAAAATCCTAAGCAATTAGAAGCAATTAAAAAGACTCTTCCTAACGTTGAGATTAAATTTATTTCTCATTCAGAATTAAAGAAAGATTTAAAGTCCTCAAAGGCATTTATTAGAACTGGAGAGGAAACTCCATATTCTAATGTGATTTTAGAAAGTGGCGTAACTTTTTAA
- the rbsU gene encoding ribose/proton symporter RbsU: MQGIALLVGLGPLIGWGLFPTIASKIGGKPVNQIIGATFGTFIFAVIYNLMQGIALPTGSALIWSIISGIGWASAQILTFHSFTLIGSSGTMPITTAFQLLGTSLWGVFALGDWPNTSDKLVGFLALALIVLGAWMTTWTEKKTDENSAKLRKAVIVLLIGEIGYWAYSAAPQAAKIDGSKAFLPQAIGMCLVAIFYAIYLKVKDPKQTIALAQGISYKQIISGFFFAFAALTYLISAQPDMNGLATGFILSQTSVVLATLTGIWFLHESKTKKEMIVTLVGLAIIIGAATMTVIV, translated from the coding sequence ATGCAAGGAATTGCACTTTTAGTTGGATTAGGACCATTGATAGGATGGGGCTTATTTCCAACAATAGCTTCAAAGATTGGTGGTAAACCGGTAAATCAAATTATTGGAGCAACTTTTGGAACTTTTATTTTTGCAGTAATTTATAATTTGATGCAAGGAATTGCACTCCCTACAGGTTCAGCCTTGATTTGGTCAATTATTTCAGGAATTGGTTGGGCTAGTGCGCAAATACTTACTTTCCATTCCTTTACTTTAATTGGTTCATCAGGTACGATGCCGATCACGACGGCTTTTCAGTTGCTAGGAACTTCTTTATGGGGTGTGTTTGCACTAGGAGATTGGCCAAATACAAGTGATAAGTTAGTTGGTTTCCTTGCCTTAGCCTTAATTGTTTTGGGAGCTTGGATGACAACTTGGACTGAAAAGAAGACTGATGAAAACAGTGCCAAGCTGAGAAAAGCAGTCATCGTTTTATTAATTGGTGAAATTGGTTACTGGGCTTATTCAGCTGCCCCACAAGCTGCAAAAATTGACGGCTCAAAGGCATTCTTACCACAAGCTATTGGAATGTGCTTAGTGGCAATTTTCTATGCAATTTATCTAAAGGTTAAGGATCCAAAGCAAACGATTGCATTAGCTCAGGGAATTTCTTATAAGCAAATTATTTCTGGTTTCTTCTTTGCTTTTGCTGCTTTGACATACTTGATTTCAGCACAACCAGATATGAACGGCTTGGCAACAGGATTTATTTTGTCGCAAACTTCAGTAGTTTTGGCAACATTAACTGGTATTTGGTTCTTACATGAAAGTAAGACAAAGAAAGAAATGATAGTTACTCTAGTTGGATTAGCTATTATTATTGGCGCTGCAACAATGACAGTGATTGTTTAA
- a CDS encoding aminoglycoside N(3)-acetyltransferase, with translation MTQDIITTITTKDDFKNTFISAQLKTTDKVMVHTALSKFYYVPGGPESLVQALEETINQGTIMMPSEVTTNCDPADWEYPPVKQDLIQLVRDNMPPYNPDTSPSEGLGITPEYFRTLPDVVRSCHPYLPIAIWGKDKVQIANKQPLDMPYGLNSPLDYLYQNDGKIIFLGTDYETCTMLHYAESTIGRKTETCSAATGIDKNGKTIWTDYQNIDMDSYDDFNDLGLAFERNFPNEFNQVKLNNSFIKVIKVKPLINFARVWFKKKDKNNLQSLEL, from the coding sequence ATGACTCAAGACATAATTACTACGATCACCACAAAAGATGATTTTAAAAACACCTTCATTAGTGCTCAGCTAAAAACTACTGACAAGGTAATGGTTCATACTGCTTTAAGCAAGTTTTATTATGTGCCTGGTGGACCGGAAAGTTTAGTTCAAGCTTTAGAAGAAACAATAAATCAAGGCACGATCATGATGCCATCGGAAGTCACTACTAATTGTGACCCAGCGGATTGGGAGTATCCTCCTGTTAAACAAGATTTGATTCAATTAGTTCGTGACAATATGCCTCCATATAATCCTGATACTTCTCCAAGCGAAGGTTTAGGCATTACGCCTGAATACTTCAGAACTTTACCTGATGTAGTACGTAGTTGTCATCCCTATCTACCCATTGCTATTTGGGGCAAAGATAAAGTTCAAATTGCTAACAAGCAGCCACTTGATATGCCATATGGCTTGAATAGTCCTTTAGATTATTTATATCAAAACGATGGTAAAATCATTTTTTTAGGAACCGATTATGAAACTTGCACAATGCTACATTACGCTGAATCAACAATTGGTAGAAAAACAGAAACCTGTTCAGCAGCAACTGGAATAGATAAAAATGGGAAGACCATCTGGACTGATTACCAAAATATAGATATGGATTCTTATGATGATTTTAATGATCTAGGACTGGCCTTTGAAAGAAACTTTCCTAATGAATTTAATCAAGTTAAATTAAACAATAGCTTTATTAAGGTTATTAAAGTAAAACCACTAATCAATTTTGCTAGAGTGTGGTTTAAGAAAAAAGATAAAAATAATTTGCAATCACTAGAACTTTAA
- a CDS encoding ATP-binding cassette domain-containing protein: MTFKELIKSNIPRSILIMALYILYAITGALGEYLFKNSLNNILKGNLNGYIYWTFIQAAMEIGAAILLPIATIAFTKQTQSYLHHIREDIMQHYYNSGNDEKVSEMQNQLTGNLKMLTTDFATPWVSILSGVLEMFISIGILLKMNWSLVLVSAILLGINFLIPKIMEKKTAQAAKQVNVKNEKLLNAIEHWLGGLQELRRFSAYGRLRKQLHQASDDYTKASKESCKYNTISYLLNGWANALAQVGLAFFAGILFINRSISFGEFAVAGSFGFAVFSAIWEITSAITQIKSTKELRQEISGLRRNEKRTVKANAYGVSVNDLKISYDQGETISYPDFTIKAGEKVLLTGDSGTGKSTLFAVLLGKLKAQSGTVTYLDKNNQPLENATVGYLPQDPVVFPVSIKENITMFTKKLEQQVLNVVNKVQLSTDLAKMPAGINTVVDLKNENLSGGQRQKVVLARSEIHHQPFVLMDEVTSAIDQKATEKIIDELLKTDQTVLMIAHNFTSELEAKFDHEIKLEKKGGHE; this comes from the coding sequence ATGACATTTAAAGAATTAATAAAAAGTAATATTCCACGTTCAATCTTAATCATGGCTTTGTACATTCTTTATGCCATTACAGGTGCATTAGGAGAATATCTATTTAAAAATTCATTGAATAATATACTTAAGGGAAATTTGAATGGGTATATTTATTGGACTTTTATTCAAGCAGCGATGGAAATAGGAGCAGCAATTTTATTACCAATTGCAACAATTGCTTTTACTAAACAAACACAGAGCTATTTACATCATATTAGAGAAGATATTATGCAGCATTACTATAATTCCGGTAATGATGAAAAGGTTTCTGAAATGCAAAATCAGTTAACAGGAAACTTAAAAATGTTAACAACTGATTTTGCTACTCCTTGGGTGTCTATTTTAAGTGGAGTTCTTGAAATGTTTATTTCCATAGGAATTTTACTTAAAATGAATTGGAGTTTGGTGTTAGTTAGTGCAATATTGTTAGGGATTAATTTTTTAATTCCTAAGATTATGGAAAAGAAAACTGCACAGGCTGCTAAGCAAGTTAACGTTAAAAATGAGAAATTACTCAATGCGATTGAGCATTGGCTTGGCGGTTTGCAAGAATTAAGACGCTTTAGTGCTTATGGTCGATTAAGAAAACAACTTCATCAAGCAAGTGATGATTATACGAAGGCAAGTAAGGAAAGCTGTAAGTATAATACGATTTCGTATCTTTTGAATGGCTGGGCAAATGCCCTAGCACAAGTAGGTTTGGCTTTCTTTGCTGGAATTTTGTTTATAAATCGCTCAATTTCTTTTGGTGAATTTGCAGTTGCTGGCTCATTTGGATTTGCAGTTTTCTCAGCTATTTGGGAAATTACTAGTGCAATTACACAAATCAAGTCAACAAAAGAATTACGTCAAGAAATTTCTGGACTACGTCGCAATGAAAAACGGACGGTTAAAGCAAACGCATATGGTGTTTCAGTAAACGATCTGAAAATTTCATATGATCAAGGTGAAACTATTTCTTATCCTGATTTTACAATTAAAGCTGGAGAAAAAGTGTTACTGACTGGTGATTCGGGAACAGGTAAATCTACATTATTTGCAGTTTTACTTGGAAAGTTGAAGGCGCAAAGTGGAACTGTTACTTACTTAGATAAAAATAATCAACCACTTGAAAATGCTACAGTAGGTTATTTGCCTCAAGATCCTGTAGTTTTTCCAGTTTCAATTAAAGAAAATATTACGATGTTTACTAAAAAGCTTGAACAACAAGTACTTAATGTAGTTAACAAAGTTCAGCTAAGCACTGATTTAGCTAAAATGCCTGCTGGTATCAATACAGTTGTTGATTTAAAAAATGAAAACTTATCAGGTGGGCAAAGACAAAAAGTGGTTTTGGCAAGGAGTGAAATTCATCATCAGCCATTTGTTTTGATGGATGAAGTAACTAGTGCGATTGATCAAAAAGCCACTGAAAAAATTATTGATGAATTGCTAAAGACAGATCAAACTGTTTTAATGATTGCTCATAACTTTACATCAGAATTGGAGGCCAAGTTTGATCATGAAATAAAGTTAGAAAAGAAGGGAGGACACGAGTAA
- a CDS encoding ATP-binding cassette domain-containing protein, whose protein sequence is MNFRELIKINPVRFCLFVIITVLTPITLIGNTALVQLETTIVLSRNLRNFIIISAISLVVAALGYVFIYISQYLITYQAQDLNNSVRDKIVKHYFYDGKKHQVSEMQNRLTNDLQMVNENYVGAIFNLLYGSVMIVSIIIYLIMLNWILLLTICLIVAITLVLPKLIEKPLQKANQLISDSNQVYLDTLNDWLAGLEQLRQFAAGAKLFSVSKLASKKLEDANVKQTTYTKLLNAITGIASAIFGLIIFLLSGFLVKNGLLEISALLIVGNFRFYLNQAINQISNARGQMKGIKKLVTEIDKSAEPVCPSSKNSSIAPAIIKTKSLGLKFSNGESLTYPDLQIKEGEKILLTGDSGAGKSTLFKLILGELKPSSGKIIFEDKNGNQIVPDLRKIGYLPQDPVVFPASILDNITMFNDKLDNKVAEAVKEVNLSADLKKFDEGIDKKLNLDKLNISGGQRQKIVLARAKVHDSDIILIDEGTSAIDQKATMDILNNLLKSKATIVFIAHNFNKKMHDLFDREIHLVKD, encoded by the coding sequence ATGAATTTTAGGGAATTAATAAAAATTAATCCAGTTAGATTTTGTCTATTTGTTATAATTACTGTTTTAACACCAATCACATTAATTGGTAATACAGCACTAGTTCAACTAGAAACGACAATTGTTCTGTCACGGAATTTACGTAATTTTATAATTATTTCAGCAATAAGTTTAGTGGTTGCTGCTCTAGGCTATGTATTTATATATATCAGTCAATATTTGATTACATATCAAGCACAAGACTTAAATAATTCAGTTAGAGATAAGATTGTTAAACATTACTTTTATGATGGCAAAAAACATCAAGTTTCTGAGATGCAGAATAGACTGACTAATGATTTACAAATGGTTAATGAAAATTACGTTGGTGCTATTTTTAATTTGCTATATGGTAGTGTCATGATTGTTTCAATTATCATATATTTAATTATGTTAAATTGGATCTTGTTACTAACAATTTGCTTAATTGTAGCAATTACTTTAGTCCTTCCGAAACTAATTGAGAAACCATTACAAAAAGCAAATCAACTTATTTCTGATAGCAATCAGGTTTATTTAGATACTCTGAATGATTGGCTTGCAGGTTTAGAGCAATTAAGACAATTTGCCGCTGGGGCAAAGCTGTTTTCAGTTTCTAAATTAGCAAGTAAGAAGCTTGAAGATGCAAACGTTAAGCAAACTACTTATACCAAATTGCTTAATGCTATTACTGGTATTGCCTCTGCAATTTTTGGTTTGATTATCTTTTTATTGTCAGGTTTTTTAGTTAAGAATGGTTTATTAGAGATTAGTGCACTTCTAATTGTAGGTAATTTTAGATTTTATTTAAATCAAGCTATTAATCAAATTTCAAATGCCCGTGGTCAGATGAAAGGTATTAAAAAACTAGTTACGGAAATAGATAAGTCTGCAGAACCTGTCTGTCCTTCAAGTAAAAACAGTTCTATTGCTCCTGCGATAATCAAGACAAAATCACTAGGTTTAAAGTTTTCAAATGGAGAAAGTTTAACTTATCCTGATCTTCAAATTAAAGAGGGCGAAAAGATCTTATTAACAGGCGATTCAGGTGCTGGAAAGTCAACTTTATTTAAATTAATTCTTGGAGAATTAAAGCCAAGTTCAGGAAAAATAATATTTGAAGACAAAAATGGCAATCAGATCGTGCCAGACTTACGTAAAATTGGATATCTTCCACAAGACCCAGTAGTTTTTCCCGCTTCGATTTTAGATAATATTACGATGTTTAATGACAAATTAGATAATAAAGTAGCTGAGGCAGTGAAAGAAGTAAATCTTTCTGCAGATCTAAAGAAGTTTGATGAAGGAATAGATAAGAAACTTAACTTGGATAAATTGAATATCTCAGGGGGACAAAGACAGAAGATTGTTTTAGCTCGTGCAAAGGTTCATGATAGTGATATTATTTTGATCGATGAAGGAACAAGTGCAATTGATCAAAAAGCGACAATGGATATTTTGAATAATCTATTAAAAAGTAAGGCAACTATCGTTTTTATTGCTCATAATTTTAATAAAAAAATGCATGATCTATTTGATCGAGAGATTCACTTAGTAAAAGACTAG